The nucleotide window AACATTCTTTACACCTGCCAATTAGGCTTAAAGGGCCCAATAGCAATTCGATATCCTAGGGGAAGAGGACACATTAAAAACTGGCAACTACCCTTTGAAAAAATCGATTTGGCAAAAGCCAAAACAATAAAATCCGGAGAAAAAATCGCTGTTCTCTCTATAGGTACTATTTTAGAAGAAGTAAAAGAAGCTGTCGGAAAAAGTCTTAATCCAGATTATATCTCAATAATTGATATGGTGTCAATAAAGCCGTTAGACGAAATTACACTTCACAAACTTTTCAAGAATTTTAGTGCATTTGTAACGGTAGAAGATGGAGTAGTAAATGGGGGTTTTGGTTCTGCAATTCTAGAATTTGCCAACAAACACAGTTATATTAACCCAATTAGAGTTTTGGGAATTGAGGATGAATTTGTTGAGCATGGCAGTACAGAAGACCTAAAGCGGCAAGTTGGTCTTGATGCAGACTCTATTTCAAAAGAGTTGAATAGACTTATTCAGGTTGGTCTGTAATTACCAAATTTGGTTGCTCGTCTAAATTATAAATGTCCGTACTTTGATCTAGTTGAGGGTTTTTGGCTTTAGAAATGTCATCCAACATAAGTAGAAAGGCCACGGTTACAAAGAAAATGACCAAGGCACCGAGTACATTTTTTTTCATTTGTAGATAGTTTATCGGGGTTTATGTTACAAATATACGACTCCCTCGTTAAAAAGCAAATTTAATCGATGAAATGCATTATAATGTAAAATTCTTGAAGATAGCCCCTTTAGTTTATCAAAGATGAATATTCTCTCAGCTCAATGACAACCTGTTCCGAAGAACTTTTCAACCACTTTATTAACAAACTAAAACATTTCGCTTAAAAACTCTCTCCTTTAATTCTTTTGTAGTTAGACAATGCTTTACGATCTGATAATTTGGCCACGTAGTTGCAGACCCCGATTAAATTTTCGTATAAATCAGTTGTTTGAAATTCCAATTCATTCGACAAACTGCTCAATATCAATTTATCATAATTAGATAACGCATTATTTAAGTGATTATCTAACGCTTTACAATACACTTCTAAAAGACCCTGAAGAACTTGGTAGCCAGATATTTCCTTTTGGATAACTTCTTGCGATTTATACACTTTCTCTACACTCACCTTAATAATATCCTTAATTTGTGCCTCATACCTACTTGCATCCAAAAGAGCCCTGTCAAAGGTACCCGATAAAATATCTTCCTCATTTGCCATAAATATGTCAACGGCCTCACCAATTAAGGTATTTATGGATAAAGCACGTAAATAAGAAATCCGATCTTTGGTGTTGGTTAATGAATGATATTTTTTCGTTTGAATGGAATCTTTAACCAATTTAATTAGGTATTCTAGAGCTAAATCCTCTGGAATCCACCCTAAATTTATACCATCTTCAAAATCAATTATCGTATAACAAATATCATCTGCAGCTTCAACCAAATAGGTCAATGGATGCCGACTATAGCTGAAATCTTTAGTGACAGACCTATTAATTAAGCCAGTTTCTTCAGCAACTTGTTTGAATAATTCTAACTCCGACTGAAATATTCCAAATTTTTTATCAGCAATATGGGATGATGGCCTTTTTGGAAGTGACTCCTTGGGATACTTCATAAAGGCCCCTAAGGTGGCATAACTTAATCGCAAACCACCTAATACTCCATTCTTAGATTCTGTGAGCAGTTTAAATCCATTTGCATTACCTTCAAAATCACAAAGATCTTGGTATTGCTTCGAGCTAAGCTGACTTATATAACGTTCGCCCCACCCATATTTAAAAAATTCACCTATAGCCTTTTCACCAGAATGACCAAATGGAGGATTGCCAATATCATGGGCCAAACTAGCAGCAGCTACAATTGCACCAAAGTCATTAAACTTATACCCAAGAGTATGTTCCAAATGAGGGTATTTCTCAAGAACTTTTTTTCCGACTTGCCTTCCCAAAGATCGTCCAACGACACTTACTTCGAGACTATGGGTTAATCGCGTATGAACAAAATCCGTTTCCGACATAGGAATAACCTGCGTTTTGTCTTGTAAGCTTCGGAAATTTGAGGAAAAAATTACTCTATCATAATCCACTTCAAAACCTAAACGGGTTTCATCTTGTTCTTTTCTTATACGCTTATGTGAATCTCCAAATCGCTTAAGGGACAATAATGTTTCCCACTTCATTTTAGGCATAGCTATCCGTGTAATATTGAAAATTAATTGTAGGATGGCAAGATACTAATTCCACCTAATGTTAATCGATAGATTTATCCACGTTTTACAAACAATCACAACCAATATTCTCTTAACAATTAGGTAACACCTAGAGCGCCTTCGGTTAACGTTAAGGTAACCTTTTCTTTAATGTTGTTTAACCCCTGCTTAACCTTGGCTTTACAGTATCACCCATACATTTGTCCCGAAATTAAAGAAGAATAATGAAGATAATATTTTATACCCTCACACTGTTATTTTCAATGAGCGTAATCGCCCAATCGACGGGGACTATCTCTGGTAAATTAACAGATCTTGATTTTAACAATGAGCCATTAGCATTCGCCAATGTTTTAATCAAAGGGACAACTACTGGAACCACTTCTGACATAGATGGTCTATATATATTTGAAAATTTAGATCCTGGAGATTATACCTTAGTTTTCAGTTTTGTTGGTTACGATACCAAAGAAATACCAGTAACCGTTGAGGCTGGAAAGGTTACGGAAGTGAACGTCCCAATGAGTGCCAGCACGGCTTCTCTTGATGAAGTCGTTATCACAACTACAACAAGAAAGGAAAGTGAAGTAGCCTTGCTCATGGACCAGAAAAAGGCCGTTGAGATAAAGCAAAGTATTGGTGCTGAAGAATTATCGAGAAAAGGGGTCGGTGATGCAGCCGCAGCTGTGGCAAAGATTTCAGGTATTTCTAAACAACAAAGCTCAAGCGATGTTTATGTTAGAGGTTTAGGCGATCGTTACCAAAACACCACTATGAACAACCTTACATTACCTTCAACAGATGTAAGTAAGAAAAACATAAATCTTGATCTTTTTACAACTGACATTATTGAAAATGTCGGAGTTAGTAAGGCATATACATCAGGATTTTATGGAGATTTTGCCGCAGGAAATGTAAATATTACTTCAAAAGCATACACAGGAGAAGGATTCTTAAGCGTGTCGTTAGGAAGTGGTGTAAATACAAGTGCTAGTGGTAAAGATTTTGTGCGCAATGAAGGAGTTAGCTATTTTGGGTACTATAATCGTTACGATAACAACCCTTTTGCAGTAGTTCTTTCACATCCTGTTGATCCTGTAGAGGCAAATTCTCCTATAAATTTTAATGGATCTTTTCAAGCAGGAACTTCCATCAATTTTGACGAGGATACCAAATTAAACATTTTTGGAAGTGCAAGTTTTAGCAATGGTTACGAATACCGTGAAGGTGTAGCCAGGGATTTTACCAATGTACTTAAGGTTGATTTCCCAAATATTGAGGAATACGAATATAAAACCAACACCACTGCATTATTAAATATCGATTTTAAAATAGACAATTCGAATAAATTAAAAGTTAGGAGTTTGTTTATAAATGAAGGTGGTGATGAGGTAGGTTATTACGGAACAAAAGGTGAAGGTTATAATCGTGATGGTATCGCTAGTGAAGACCCAAATGATCTTGGTTTTTTTGTTACAAATAGTCGATTCTCACAAAATATGGTTTTTGTAAACCAGCTTCTAGGTGAGCATCAATGGAATCAAGGCTGGAGTACTGATTGGGGATTTGGATATAACAGGGTTTATGCCGATGAGCCAGACAGAAAACGTTTCTCTCTAGAAAACTATCAGTATGCTTTGGATAATGATCCAAATACAAATCCCATTTTTTATACAAACATTCCATTCGACAATCAAAGATTCTTCCAGAGTATTGATGATAACGAGTATAATGGGTTTGTTGATTTTACAAAGGAGTTCAATGAAAATTTCAAATTAAAATTTGGTTATAATGGCCGATGGAAAGAACGTGTGTTTAGTAGCGTACGTTATGGTTATGAAATCATAGATAGAGATAATACTCCAATTGTTGACATAAACAACTTAGATGAAATCTTCAACTATTCCAATATTACAACAGTTTACAATACAGTAGCGTTAAATGCAATTTCCAACCAAATAGGAAACAAAAATGTTCCTGGTCTTCCCGAAGCAACTTATAAAGGCCAGCTTTTTGTATATGCAGGTCATTTAAGCGCAGAATGGAATGCAGGTGAAAAATTGTTAATCGTACCAGGAATACGAGTTGAAAATTTCAAACAAAAGATTCGGTACGACGTAATTAATATCCGTGAAGATGATCCTGGGATGAGGGAAGTTTCAAAAACTGTGTTTTTACCAAGTTTGAATTTCAGGTATGCCCTTAACGATGATTCCAATCTTAGATTGGCATTAAGCAAAACCATGTCCCTGCCAGAATTTAAAGAGGTGGCTCCCTTTGTTTATGAGGATGTAACCGTTAGAATTGGAGGTAACCCAGATTTAATAGGTGGTATTGATAATTCAGGTGTTTCATATTCCAACATTTACAATGCAGAATTGAAATACGAATGGTTTATGAAGGAGGGAGAAATATTCTCAATTGGTGTATTCGGAAAACGAATTGATGATCCTGTCAACAGAGTTGTTGCTGCAGATGCCACGGGTACTCAACGTTATTTTAGAACAGGAGACAAAGCTGAGGTTTATGGTGCTGAATTAGAACTTAAGAAAAATCTATTAACTAGAGAAAACGATGAAGCAGTTTTAGCCCTAGGGTTTAACGCTTCCTATTTAAATACAAAACAAGATCTTAAAACTACAACTGGAACATTTACAACCTCATTCGATAGGTCTTCTGATAAATTAGAAGGCGCCTCCGATTGGGTATTAAATGCGGATTTTACATATACTCCTTTAATGGGTGAATTTAAACCCAGGTTCACCCTAGTAGGTTCTTATTTTTCAGATCGTATCTACTCACTTGGCTCAGGTAGCCTTGGAAACATAGTGGAAAAAAGTGTTCCAAGTTTAGATTTCGTTTGGAATAATCCAATCACAGACAATTTTGAGATCAATGTATCTGCATCCAATTTGTTAAACCCGGACATTTCTTTAGTTAGGGAGGGAACTGAATTTGGAGATATTACAATTTATAAATACAAAGTTGGGGTAACAGCAGGTGTGTCCCTCAAATATTCCTTTTAACCAAACAAATAAATCATGAAAAACTTATCCAATTATAATTTAAAACTTAAATCAAAGTCAAAAATGAAATTTAATTTATTATTCCTATTAACTTTTGCAATCATCTTTTCGGGTTGCGAAAGTGATGATACATCGGACATTGTAATTAATATTAACGGTGGAAGTGAAGTACCCGTAGGTGGTGTTATTAACTTAAGTGGTGTATACACATCCGATCTTACATTAGATGCAAATGAAGAATACTTAATAACCGGACCAGTGCTAATGTCTGCTGGTACAACTTTAACAATCCCTGCAGGTATGACCATTAAAGCACAACCTGTAGGGGTAAATGCTTATATAGCCATTCTTCAAGGAGCAAAAATCAATGCTGAAGGAACTTCCTCTAACCCTATAGTTTTTACATCTAGCGCTTCTTCGCCTGCCTCTGGTAATTGGGGAGGTATTGTACTTTGTGGTAAAGCCCCTATCAACTCTACTGCAGACGGATCTACTGATACTGCAACTACAGAAGTTGGAGGACTTTCTTATGGAGGAAACACACCAGATGATAATTCAGGTATTTTAAAATATGTACGCGTAGAATATGCAGGTGGTGCTATTGATGGTAATGCCGAATTAAATGGTGTTTCTGTTTATGCAGTTGGCACAGGAACAACTATAGATTATGTACAAGTATATAAAGGCTCTGATGATGGTTTCGAATTTTTTGGAGGTACCGTAAACGCAAGTCACCTAGCCGTTGTTGACGCTGAAGATGATTCAATCGACTGGACCGAAGGTTGGACAGGTAGCATCACTGACGTTTATGTATTACAGAATGTAGGAAGCAGCCACGATAGTGGTTTTGAGTGTGATGGTTACAATACCGATTTCTCAAATGAAGGCGGTTACGTATCTAACCCAACTATTACTAATGTAACTGTCATAGGTGATGGAGATTCTGGAAGAGCTTTTAGATTACGTGCTGATACATGGGCAACCATATCAAATGTAATTGTTGAAAATTTCGGAAGAGGTTTTGTAATTGAAGATGGAAGCGATCAAGCAGTAATAGACGGAAATCTTTCTGCTACGGATGTTTCGCAAACTGCAGTAGAAACTGAGTTCTCTGCACCTACTGCCACTGCTGAACAGTTCTTTAGTGGAAGCATGGCGAATGCTACAGGTACGGACTATGCCACTTGGGGTGCCGGTTGGACCGTTGAATAATTGTAATTATTTGAATAAATTAGTTTGAATTAGCCAAAAAAAAGCTCTCTGAAATCAGAGAGCTTTTTTAATCATATTATATTAGAAAACCTAATTGTTAGCAACTTTAGATCCATTCTTCCATTCGGTAACATTAATGATCTTGTTGTTATCATAATCAACTTCCTTCATTTTATCACCATCCCAGAAAAACCACTTCCCTACACGATTGCCATTATCATATTTAGCTAAAGCAGTTTTCTCACCTTCCTTGTTATAGGTAATCCACTCTCCTTGAAGTTTACCTTCTTTAGTAAAGGTACCTATTTGCCTTATACTTCCATCATCATGAAAGTATTTAGCATGGATTAGATTTGTAGATTCATTGTAAACTTTTTCAGGAGCCTTTTGTGCAAATACCACTAAAGTGCAGAACATAAGAGCGGCAAAAAGTATCTTTTTCATATCGTAGGGGGTTTAATTAATCTTTACCTAACAAATATAATCCATAATTTACATTAATAAAACGTTTAGATAACATTAAATTAACATTGAAGACATAAAACCTTGTTTAACAACTACTTAAAAAATAGAGATTTTGTATTACCGTGGTTATTAAAGACTTAATGTTTTATTAATATTACCATTACATTTTAGTGATAATACCCATGGATATTTGTATTTCGAGTGATTAGCTCGAATTAGAATTTCATATTATCAATAGTTTTTGTCGACTTATGTATGATTTCTGAGAACTGCCCTTAATTGGGCAGTTTTTTATTAAATGAAATGTTAATGATTAGGAAACGTTAACTTAACATTGGTTTTGGACATTTGCCCTCGACAAAAACTTATTAGATTAATGAAATTTCTTTACGCCCTTAGCATATTCTTATGCTTTTTCGCGGGCACACTTCAAGCACAGGAAAGCAATGCTCCTAAATTTGGAAAAGGTTTGTTTAACTTGGTTGGCCAGGATAGTAGCTGGACGATGAAAGTTGGATTGCGTTTCCAATTACTATCATCCTCTATTTTTAGCGAAGACCATCAACCAGAACATAACTTTTTGGTGAGACGTTCACGATTGAAATTTGATGGATATGCATTTTCCCCTAAATTAAGATATAAATTTGAGTTAGGTCTCTCAAACCGGGATATGTCCGGAACCTCGCAATTCACCAGAAATTCTCCCCGTTTCATTATGGACGCGGTGGTAATGTGGAATTTCTATGAGAATTTCGAATTATGGGTTGGGCAGACCAAACTCCCTGGTAACCGTGAACGGGTAATTTCATCTGCAAATTTGGAAACTGTGGATCGTTCGTTATTGAATGGAGAATTTAATATTGATCGGGATATCGGATTACAATTACACCATGAAACCAATTGGTTTGGAAATTTTATAACAAGAGAAATTGTTGCTGTATCCCAAGGGGAAGGAAGAAATGTTACTTCTGGCAATGAAGGAGGGCATCAATTTACAGGACGAGTAGAATTTTTACCGTTAGGAAATTTTAAAAGCAAGGGTGATTATACGGGCGCTGACTTAGAGCGACATGAAAATCCACGTCTTTCAATAGGTGTAACTTACGATTACAACAATAATGCGGTTAGAGAGAGAAGTAATTTAGGGACTTATATGGAAACAGATACTGGATTTCATGAAACTGATATTTCTACATTTTTTATTGACGCACATCTAAAATATAGAGGATTTTCATTCTTAGGCGAATATGCGGACAGAAATGCAGATGACCCAATTGCAAAAAATAGTGATGGAACTCTTACTGGAGACATTGTTGAAGTAGGAAATGCATTAAATTTACAAGCAGGAATTTTAAATAAATCTAATTGGCAATTTCTAGGTCGTTATACACACATGGAATTGGATAAGGAAATAACGGGGAGAAATCCTGTAGAACAATATACGATAGGAATATCTAAATATTTTGTAGGGCACAAATTGAAGATTCAGTCAGACATAAGCATGCTAGATGCCCAGACCGATAGTAATGAATATATGTTTCGCCTGCAATTTGAACTACATTTTTAATTCATAACAATAACGTAACACTATAAAGCAGTACCTAACGGATATTTGCACTTAAATTAACACTGAAATGGAAAACATTTATTTATTGATGATCGTCGCCTTGGCTTTTCTTGCCGCCGCTGACCTTGTGGTGGGAGTGAGTAACGACGCCGTTAATTTCCTGAATTCTGCTATCGGATCTAAAGCGATTTCTTTTAGAACGATTATGATTACCGCTAGCATAGGTATCGCCCTCGGAGCCATATTTTCTAGTGGTTTAATGGAGGTTGCAAGGAAAGGAATATTTAATCCTGGTGAATTTATGTTCGACGAAATCATGATCATTTTTATGGCCGTGATGATAACGGACATTTTACTCTTAGACTTTTTCAATACGGTAGGTATGCCTACCTCAACAACCGTTTCAATTGTATTTGAATTATTGGGAGCTGCTGTTGCAATGGCATTAATAAAAATTGCCCACGAAGATGGCAGTTTTTGGCAAGTTGTTGATTATATAAATACTAGTAAGGCAACAGAAATTATTTTAGGGATTCTACTCTCTGTAGTTATCGCATTCACAATAGGGGCTTTGGTGCAGTGGGTTTCCAGGTTACTTTTAACCTATAATTTTGAAAGAAAGGCCGATTGGGTAGGTGCCATATTTGGAGGTATTGCACTTTCGGCGATTACCTATTTTATTTTTCTTAAAGGGATAAAAGGAACTCCATTTGCTGGTCAAACTTTTGAATTTACTGGAAACCTAACCATCCAAGAATTTTTAGAATCTAGGGTTTTTACCATTGTATTAATTAGTTTCTTTATTTGGTTTGCAATTTCCTATCTATCAATAAAATTCCTGAAAACCAATATTTATAAAATAATAATCATTGTAGGAACTTTTGCTTTGGCTCTTGCCTTTGCCGGTAATGACTTGGTTAACTTTATTGGAGTACCAATTGCAGCTTGGCAATCTTACAACGCTTGGGTTGGATCAGGTGTTGCGGCCGATGCATTCAGCATGGAAGTTCTGGCTTCTAAAGTCCCAACTCCAACTTTATTCTTAATAGTGGCTGGATTAATTATGGTCTTAACCTTATGGATGTCTAAAAAAGCTAGATATGTTACCCAAACGGAGATTAATTTATCTAGACAAGGTGAGTCTACTGAAAGATTCAGCCCTAACATGCTTTCAAGATATTTAGTAAGGTTTGCTATGGGTATGAGTACAATGGCCAGTTATATCGTACCAAATTCTTGGCAAGAAAAAATAGATAAAAGATTTCAAAAGCCAGTTATCTCGCTATCTAGAGACAAACAATATGAATTGCCTGCATTCGATATGGTTCGTGCAGCAGTTAATCTTATGGTTGCTAGTGTTTTAATTTCAATAGCAACTTCAATGAAGTTGCCATTGTCTACCACATACGTAACTTTTATGGTTGCCATGGGTACATCCTTAGCAGATAGGGCTTGGGGTTCAGATAGTGCAGTCTACAGGGTTGCCGGTGTTTTGAATGTTATTGGTGGATGGTTTTTTACGGCTATTGTAGCCTTTGTAGCAGCTGCTGTCATTGTTTACCTGATGAATTTGAACTTCCCAGTAATGGTCGCTGTTCTACTTTTATTGGCAATAATCTTGTTGGTGAGAAACTTTGTAGCCCATAAAAATAAAATGAAGGAGACAAAGGCCGAGGATAGTTTGAAACGTGCCGAAAGTCAATCCTTACAGGGGGTAATTAATGAAAGTGCCATTAATATTGC belongs to Aegicerativicinus sediminis and includes:
- the dgt gene encoding dGTP triphosphohydrolase; the protein is MKWETLLSLKRFGDSHKRIRKEQDETRLGFEVDYDRVIFSSNFRSLQDKTQVIPMSETDFVHTRLTHSLEVSVVGRSLGRQVGKKVLEKYPHLEHTLGYKFNDFGAIVAAASLAHDIGNPPFGHSGEKAIGEFFKYGWGERYISQLSSKQYQDLCDFEGNANGFKLLTESKNGVLGGLRLSYATLGAFMKYPKESLPKRPSSHIADKKFGIFQSELELFKQVAEETGLINRSVTKDFSYSRHPLTYLVEAADDICYTIIDFEDGINLGWIPEDLALEYLIKLVKDSIQTKKYHSLTNTKDRISYLRALSINTLIGEAVDIFMANEEDILSGTFDRALLDASRYEAQIKDIIKVSVEKVYKSQEVIQKEISGYQVLQGLLEVYCKALDNHLNNALSNYDKLILSSLSNELEFQTTDLYENLIGVCNYVAKLSDRKALSNYKRIKGESF
- a CDS encoding TonB-dependent receptor, which produces MKIIFYTLTLLFSMSVIAQSTGTISGKLTDLDFNNEPLAFANVLIKGTTTGTTSDIDGLYIFENLDPGDYTLVFSFVGYDTKEIPVTVEAGKVTEVNVPMSASTASLDEVVITTTTRKESEVALLMDQKKAVEIKQSIGAEELSRKGVGDAAAAVAKISGISKQQSSSDVYVRGLGDRYQNTTMNNLTLPSTDVSKKNINLDLFTTDIIENVGVSKAYTSGFYGDFAAGNVNITSKAYTGEGFLSVSLGSGVNTSASGKDFVRNEGVSYFGYYNRYDNNPFAVVLSHPVDPVEANSPINFNGSFQAGTSINFDEDTKLNIFGSASFSNGYEYREGVARDFTNVLKVDFPNIEEYEYKTNTTALLNIDFKIDNSNKLKVRSLFINEGGDEVGYYGTKGEGYNRDGIASEDPNDLGFFVTNSRFSQNMVFVNQLLGEHQWNQGWSTDWGFGYNRVYADEPDRKRFSLENYQYALDNDPNTNPIFYTNIPFDNQRFFQSIDDNEYNGFVDFTKEFNENFKLKFGYNGRWKERVFSSVRYGYEIIDRDNTPIVDINNLDEIFNYSNITTVYNTVALNAISNQIGNKNVPGLPEATYKGQLFVYAGHLSAEWNAGEKLLIVPGIRVENFKQKIRYDVINIREDDPGMREVSKTVFLPSLNFRYALNDDSNLRLALSKTMSLPEFKEVAPFVYEDVTVRIGGNPDLIGGIDNSGVSYSNIYNAELKYEWFMKEGEIFSIGVFGKRIDDPVNRVVAADATGTQRYFRTGDKAEVYGAELELKKNLLTRENDEAVLALGFNASYLNTKQDLKTTTGTFTTSFDRSSDKLEGASDWVLNADFTYTPLMGEFKPRFTLVGSYFSDRIYSLGSGSLGNIVEKSVPSLDFVWNNPITDNFEINVSASNLLNPDISLVREGTEFGDITIYKYKVGVTAGVSLKYSF
- a CDS encoding multidrug transporter, which produces MKFNLLFLLTFAIIFSGCESDDTSDIVININGGSEVPVGGVINLSGVYTSDLTLDANEEYLITGPVLMSAGTTLTIPAGMTIKAQPVGVNAYIAILQGAKINAEGTSSNPIVFTSSASSPASGNWGGIVLCGKAPINSTADGSTDTATTEVGGLSYGGNTPDDNSGILKYVRVEYAGGAIDGNAELNGVSVYAVGTGTTIDYVQVYKGSDDGFEFFGGTVNASHLAVVDAEDDSIDWTEGWTGSITDVYVLQNVGSSHDSGFECDGYNTDFSNEGGYVSNPTITNVTVIGDGDSGRAFRLRADTWATISNVIVENFGRGFVIEDGSDQAVIDGNLSATDVSQTAVETEFSAPTATAEQFFSGSMANATGTDYATWGAGWTVE
- a CDS encoding toxin-antitoxin system YwqK family antitoxin, whose product is MKKILFAALMFCTLVVFAQKAPEKVYNESTNLIHAKYFHDDGSIRQIGTFTKEGKLQGEWITYNKEGEKTALAKYDNGNRVGKWFFWDGDKMKEVDYDNNKIINVTEWKNGSKVANN
- a CDS encoding porin, which produces MKFLYALSIFLCFFAGTLQAQESNAPKFGKGLFNLVGQDSSWTMKVGLRFQLLSSSIFSEDHQPEHNFLVRRSRLKFDGYAFSPKLRYKFELGLSNRDMSGTSQFTRNSPRFIMDAVVMWNFYENFELWVGQTKLPGNRERVISSANLETVDRSLLNGEFNIDRDIGLQLHHETNWFGNFITREIVAVSQGEGRNVTSGNEGGHQFTGRVEFLPLGNFKSKGDYTGADLERHENPRLSIGVTYDYNNNAVRERSNLGTYMETDTGFHETDISTFFIDAHLKYRGFSFLGEYADRNADDPIAKNSDGTLTGDIVEVGNALNLQAGILNKSNWQFLGRYTHMELDKEITGRNPVEQYTIGISKYFVGHKLKIQSDISMLDAQTDSNEYMFRLQFELHF
- a CDS encoding inorganic phosphate transporter, translated to MENIYLLMIVALAFLAAADLVVGVSNDAVNFLNSAIGSKAISFRTIMITASIGIALGAIFSSGLMEVARKGIFNPGEFMFDEIMIIFMAVMITDILLLDFFNTVGMPTSTTVSIVFELLGAAVAMALIKIAHEDGSFWQVVDYINTSKATEIILGILLSVVIAFTIGALVQWVSRLLLTYNFERKADWVGAIFGGIALSAITYFIFLKGIKGTPFAGQTFEFTGNLTIQEFLESRVFTIVLISFFIWFAISYLSIKFLKTNIYKIIIIVGTFALALAFAGNDLVNFIGVPIAAWQSYNAWVGSGVAADAFSMEVLASKVPTPTLFLIVAGLIMVLTLWMSKKARYVTQTEINLSRQGESTERFSPNMLSRYLVRFAMGMSTMASYIVPNSWQEKIDKRFQKPVISLSRDKQYELPAFDMVRAAVNLMVASVLISIATSMKLPLSTTYVTFMVAMGTSLADRAWGSDSAVYRVAGVLNVIGGWFFTAIVAFVAAAVIVYLMNLNFPVMVAVLLLLAIILLVRNFVAHKNKMKETKAEDSLKRAESQSLQGVINESAINIANVVKRGNRIYTNSIKGLAIQDQDILKKSKKNVGKLLNEIDDLRDNIFYFIKNLDDSSIHASNFYINVLGYLQDMAQSLEYISKVSYKHVNNNHKKLKYNQIKELKEIDNHLEELFASTKEAFENRNFEKIGSILRNKNEVYDLLSERIEKQVQRTRHEESSPKNTTLYFSLLIETKDLVTATMNLLEEYHDSHGSSIK